In a genomic window of Tissierella sp. Yu-01:
- a CDS encoding 2-oxoacid:ferredoxin oxidoreductase subunit beta: protein MPSNLIKEYYREDKLPHIWCPGCGNGIVTRSIVKAIDALGLDKNDVCIVSGIGCSSRASGYLDFNTLHTTHGRALAFATGIKMANPKLHVIVITGDGDCSAIGGNHLIHACRRNIDITTILYNNNIYGMTGGQYSPTTPTGDKGTTAPYGNVDPNFDLCELAHAAGASYVARGTAYGAIQLQKLIENGIKNKGFSLIEAITACPTYYGRKNKKGSAVNMMKTVKEGAVINKAWDKLNDEQREGKFTIGELYNESKPEYTEQYAKIIASFKKED from the coding sequence ATGCCTAGTAATTTAATAAAAGAATATTATAGAGAGGACAAATTACCTCATATTTGGTGTCCAGGTTGTGGTAATGGTATAGTCACTAGAAGTATTGTAAAAGCCATAGATGCACTAGGATTAGATAAAAATGATGTTTGTATTGTATCAGGAATTGGCTGTTCTTCCAGAGCTTCAGGATATTTAGATTTTAATACACTACATACGACTCATGGAAGAGCATTGGCCTTTGCTACTGGTATAAAAATGGCTAATCCAAAGCTACATGTTATAGTTATTACTGGAGATGGTGATTGTTCAGCAATAGGTGGTAACCATTTGATACATGCATGTAGAAGAAACATAGATATAACAACTATTCTATATAACAATAATATTTATGGTATGACAGGTGGACAATACTCACCTACAACTCCAACAGGTGATAAAGGTACTACTGCGCCTTATGGAAATGTTGACCCCAACTTTGATCTTTGTGAATTGGCTCATGCTGCTGGAGCTTCATATGTAGCAAGAGGAACTGCTTATGGTGCAATTCAATTGCAAAAACTAATTGAAAATGGAATAAAGAATAAAGGTTTCTCTCTTATAGAGGCTATAACTGCTTGCCCAACATATTATGGTAGAAAAAACAAAAAAGGTTCTGCTGTTAATATGATGAAAACTGTTAAAGAAGGTGCTGTAATTAACAAAGCATGGGATAAATTAAATGATGAACAAAGAGAGGGAAAGTTCACGATAGGTGAATTATATAATGAGTCCAAGCCTGAATATACAGAACAGTATGCAAAAATTATCGCATCATTTAAAAAGGAGGATTAA
- the cmk gene encoding (d)CMP kinase, which yields MKKEFFSIAIDGPAGAGKSTIAKKTAQVLGIEYIDTGAMYRALTLKVLRNKIDPLNYKEIISLLSKSDIDFNDNHIYLDGVLVDDEIRENKISKNVSYIAVIKEVREIMVSLQQKLATRKSVIMDGRDITTVVLPNADYKFFVTASVEERSRRRYKELIEKGEIDVTLEKIMEDIRRRDEIDSTREVAPLKMTSDSYLLDTTNKTIDECVDFIVSIVKGRS from the coding sequence ATGAAAAAAGAATTTTTTTCAATTGCTATTGATGGACCAGCTGGAGCAGGTAAGAGTACCATAGCAAAAAAAACAGCTCAAGTCTTAGGTATTGAGTATATAGATACTGGGGCTATGTATCGTGCCTTAACACTAAAAGTATTAAGAAACAAGATAGATCCTTTAAATTACAAAGAAATAATATCGTTATTAAGTAAATCTGATATCGACTTTAATGATAATCATATATATTTAGACGGTGTTTTAGTAGATGATGAAATTAGGGAAAATAAAATTAGTAAGAATGTTTCTTATATAGCTGTAATTAAAGAAGTTAGAGAGATAATGGTTAGTCTTCAACAAAAGTTGGCTACAAGGAAATCAGTCATAATGGATGGAAGAGATATAACAACAGTAGTTTTACCTAATGCTGATTATAAGTTTTTCGTTACTGCTTCTGTAGAAGAGCGAAGTAGACGAAGATATAAAGAGTTAATAGAAAAAGGTGAAATTGATGTGACTCTTGAAAAAATCATGGAGGATATACGTAGGAGAGATGAGATTGACAGTACTAGAGAGGTAGCACCACTAAAAATGACCTCTGACTCCTATCTATTAGATACAACGAATAAAACTATCGATGAATGTGTTGATTTTATTGTCTCCATAGTAAAAGGGAGGAGTTAG
- a CDS encoding MurR/RpiR family transcriptional regulator — MTRNPNIINNIQINFTRMSKGQKIIAEYIINNYDKAAFMTAASLGSIINVSESTVVRFANTLGYTGYKELQRELQEVIKNKLTTVQRLSLAEDFTSNDNSLFKIMQSDIDNIKKTIAEIDMNSLHKAANLLVNGNRIYVIGLRSSAFLAGYLCFYLNFLFANVKQVTAGPNDVFEQLLKAGENDVVIGITFPRYSKKTLEALDYAKSKKCSIISITDSLLSPATGISDLNLIARMDMISFIDSLVAPMSLINAFIIALANEMKKDINSYFEELEYIWDRYNIYDENNNIES, encoded by the coding sequence ATGACTAGAAATCCCAATATTATAAATAATATACAGATTAATTTTACAAGAATGAGTAAAGGTCAAAAAATTATTGCAGAATATATAATAAACAATTATGATAAGGCTGCTTTTATGACTGCTGCTTCTTTAGGTTCAATTATAAATGTAAGTGAATCAACTGTAGTTAGGTTTGCTAATACTTTAGGATATACTGGATATAAAGAACTGCAGAGAGAACTTCAAGAAGTGATAAAAAACAAATTAACAACAGTACAAAGATTATCATTAGCAGAGGATTTTACAAGTAATGATAATAGCTTATTTAAGATAATGCAAAGTGACATAGATAATATAAAAAAGACTATTGCTGAAATTGATATGAATAGTCTCCATAAAGCAGCTAATCTACTTGTTAATGGAAATCGAATTTATGTAATAGGTCTAAGAAGTTCGGCCTTTCTAGCTGGGTATCTATGTTTCTATCTGAATTTCTTATTTGCTAATGTAAAACAAGTGACAGCAGGTCCAAATGATGTCTTCGAACAACTACTCAAGGCAGGCGAAAATGATGTTGTCATAGGAATAACATTCCCTAGGTATTCTAAAAAAACTTTAGAAGCATTAGATTATGCCAAGAGCAAAAAATGTTCAATAATTAGTATAACTGACAGCTTGTTATCACCTGCCACTGGTATATCTGACCTTAATCTAATAGCAAGAATGGATATGATCTCTTTTATAGATTCACTAGTAGCTCCGATGAGCTTAATTAATGCATTTATAATAGCTTTGGCAAATGAAATGAAAAAAGATATTAATTCTTATTTTGAAGAATTAGAATATATATGGGATAGATACAATATATATGATGAAAATAATAATATAGAGTCATAA
- a CDS encoding 2-oxoacid:acceptor oxidoreductase subunit alpha has translation MTIKLMQGNEACVEGALRAGMRFYAGYPITPSTEIAEISSIKLPKLGGKFIQMEDEISGMAATIGASLTGLKSMTATSGPGFSLKQENLGFAVIGEIPCVIVNVQRGGPSTGLPTAPAQGDIMQARWGTHGDHAIIALYPNSVREIYDTTIRAFNLAEKYRTPVILLLDEVIGHMREKIEIPEDSEVDIINRKKPTCPPEEYKAYELKEGDFVPEMAPFGAGYRYHVTGLVHDETGFPAGADKAEDLLNRLISKIEDNVDDICTYEEYMLEDADTAIVTFGCTSRSAKSAIKSLRKEGYKVGMFRPITIWPSPEKQLIELSKKVKRIVVVEMNAGQYFLEVDRISGKNTIVEKYGRLNGEIITPDEIISVIKEGHNA, from the coding sequence ATGACTATTAAGTTAATGCAAGGCAATGAAGCGTGTGTAGAAGGTGCGTTAAGAGCTGGTATGAGGTTTTATGCTGGTTACCCAATAACACCGTCCACAGAAATAGCAGAGATTTCTTCTATTAAACTTCCTAAATTAGGAGGAAAGTTTATACAAATGGAAGATGAAATCAGCGGTATGGCTGCAACTATTGGAGCATCCTTAACAGGATTAAAATCCATGACAGCTACTTCTGGACCTGGATTTAGTTTAAAACAAGAAAATTTGGGGTTTGCAGTTATTGGAGAGATTCCTTGTGTAATTGTTAATGTTCAAAGAGGTGGTCCAAGTACAGGATTGCCAACTGCTCCAGCCCAAGGAGATATCATGCAAGCAAGATGGGGAACTCATGGGGACCATGCTATAATTGCTTTATATCCAAATTCCGTTAGAGAGATATATGATACCACTATCAGAGCATTTAATTTAGCTGAGAAATATAGAACTCCTGTTATACTATTATTAGATGAAGTTATTGGTCACATGAGAGAAAAGATAGAAATACCAGAAGATAGTGAAGTTGATATTATAAATAGGAAAAAGCCAACTTGTCCTCCAGAAGAATATAAAGCTTATGAACTAAAAGAGGGCGATTTTGTTCCAGAAATGGCACCATTTGGTGCAGGATATAGATACCATGTAACAGGATTGGTTCATGATGAAACTGGATTTCCAGCTGGTGCAGATAAAGCTGAAGACTTATTGAATAGATTAATCTCAAAAATCGAAGATAATGTTGATGATATATGTACATATGAAGAATATATGTTAGAAGACGCTGATACAGCTATCGTTACATTTGGTTGTACATCACGATCAGCAAAGTCTGCTATTAAATCATTGAGAAAAGAGGGTTACAAGGTTGGAATGTTTAGACCTATAACAATTTGGCCATCCCCTGAAAAACAGTTAATAGAGCTTTCTAAGAAAGTAAAAAGAATTGTTGTAGTTGAGATGAATGCTGGTCAATATTTCTTAGAGGTGGACAGAATATCAGGAAAGAACACCATAGTTGAGAAATACGGTAGATTGAATGGAGAAATTATTACCCCAGATGAAATAATTTCTGTTATTAAGGAGGGTCACAATGCCTAG
- a CDS encoding 4Fe-4S binding protein, whose translation MLINKEKALTIEKKWCKGCNICVEFCPKKVLELEDGKVVIKNFDACIQCGQCELRCPDYAIWLGGK comes from the coding sequence ATGCTTATAAATAAAGAAAAAGCTCTTACTATTGAAAAAAAGTGGTGTAAGGGTTGTAATATATGTGTTGAATTTTGTCCTAAGAAGGTGCTTGAATTAGAGGATGGAAAAGTTGTTATAAAAAATTTTGATGCTTGTATACAATGTGGTCAATGTGAATTAAGATGTCCAGATTATGCTATTTGGCTAGGAGGTAAATAG
- a CDS encoding 2-oxoacid:acceptor oxidoreductase family protein produces the protein MNRTELRLSGSGGQGLITGGIILAEAALHDGLNVIQSQSYGPEARGGASKAEVIISDEAIDFPKVTDCDVLLSLTQLSCDKYLNDLKSGGILIIDESVKQPEREDIRIFRIPILETASSKLNKPMVANIIALGVIYQVTKLVSKESLEKAVLARVPKGTEELNRAALNEGFSLIG, from the coding sequence ATGAATCGTACGGAATTAAGACTTTCAGGTTCTGGTGGACAAGGTCTCATTACAGGAGGAATTATTTTAGCTGAAGCTGCTCTACATGACGGTTTAAATGTCATACAATCTCAATCATATGGTCCAGAAGCTAGAGGAGGAGCTAGTAAAGCTGAAGTAATTATTAGCGATGAAGCAATTGATTTCCCCAAAGTAACTGATTGCGATGTCTTATTATCATTAACCCAACTATCATGTGATAAATATTTGAATGATTTGAAATCGGGAGGGATATTAATAATTGACGAATCTGTTAAACAACCCGAAAGAGAAGATATAAGGATATTTAGAATCCCCATATTGGAGACAGCATCTTCAAAATTGAATAAACCAATGGTTGCTAATATAATAGCACTTGGTGTTATATATCAAGTAACAAAACTTGTATCTAAAGAATCATTAGAAAAGGCTGTATTGGCTAGAGTTCCTAAAGGAACTGAAGAACTAAATAGAGCAGCATTAAATGAAGGGTTCTCATTAATAGGGTAG
- a CDS encoding M42 family metallopeptidase yields the protein MLLKRLTEASGVSGNEHEVRNIIIEEIKNYVDSFKIDRLGNIIAFKKGKENNKTLMVTAHMDEVGLLVKEIDQSGLLKFVPVGGIDKRVLVSKVVLVGDNKIPGVIGAKPIHLQKKNERKEALDVDSLYIDIGARSKEDAETKVNIGDYVTFYSEYIEFGSNLIKAKALDNRVGCSLLIDLIKEIKDTSFYAVFTVMEEVGLVGAGPAAYSVNPDIAIILEGTVCYESPKLESHQIPTQIGKGPAISLADRTTVYNPELRKKVVGIAEDKGIPYQFRKTGMGGNDSGKIHTSREGCLTTTISVPCRYIHSPNSVMSIDDYNNTYRLLKELLSSYNKEEL from the coding sequence ATGCTATTAAAAAGGCTAACAGAAGCATCGGGAGTATCAGGAAATGAACATGAAGTACGTAATATAATAATAGAAGAAATTAAAAACTATGTAGATTCATTTAAAATTGATAGGTTGGGAAATATAATAGCATTTAAAAAAGGCAAGGAAAATAATAAGACTTTAATGGTAACGGCTCATATGGATGAGGTTGGACTACTAGTTAAAGAAATTGATCAATCAGGTTTACTAAAATTTGTTCCTGTTGGAGGAATAGATAAAAGAGTATTGGTATCAAAAGTAGTTTTGGTCGGAGATAATAAAATACCAGGTGTAATTGGGGCAAAACCTATACATTTACAAAAGAAAAATGAGAGGAAAGAGGCATTAGATGTTGATAGCCTTTATATTGATATTGGCGCAAGATCGAAGGAAGATGCAGAAACTAAAGTAAATATTGGAGATTATGTTACTTTTTATAGTGAGTATATTGAATTTGGAAGTAACTTAATCAAAGCAAAGGCTTTGGATAATCGAGTAGGATGTTCACTGTTAATTGATCTAATTAAAGAAATTAAAGATACAAGTTTTTATGCAGTATTTACCGTAATGGAGGAGGTGGGATTAGTAGGTGCTGGTCCTGCTGCTTATAGTGTTAACCCTGATATAGCAATTATTTTAGAGGGAACAGTTTGCTACGAGTCCCCAAAATTAGAATCTCATCAAATCCCTACTCAAATAGGAAAAGGTCCTGCAATATCATTGGCTGATAGAACTACAGTATATAATCCTGAATTAAGAAAGAAAGTAGTAGGAATTGCTGAAGATAAAGGTATTCCATATCAATTTAGAAAAACTGGTATGGGTGGTAATGATTCAGGAAAAATACATACAAGTAGAGAAGGCTGTCTAACTACAACTATATCAGTGCCATGTAGGTATATTCATAGTCCAAACTCTGTAATGAGTATTGATGATTATAACAATACGTATAGATTGTTAAAAGAATTATTATCAAGCTACAATAAGGAGGAATTATAA
- a CDS encoding M42 family metallopeptidase — protein sequence MNSKEFLEKLSNNHGVSGFETSLNSMILSYFKEYSDRVSVDKLGNIISLIRGSGKDNVKIMLAAHMDEIGFIVKDIEDNGFLRFTNIGGIDSRTILGQEVIVHGNRDILGVIGAKPPHLQSSEEQDKAIKMDEMIIDVGMTRNEVEKVIKIGDSITINRKMINLLNNRVAGKALDNRAGVTVLYECMKELSRLHHEADVYFVCTTQEEVTMAGALTSSYEINPDFGITVDVGFGTTPELHKSSTIGLGEGPGITLGGNIHPGLRKKLVKISEEYNIPYQMEITPGPTGTDARAIQINREGIPALVLSIPLRYMHTSVEVLDMKDVKNTAKLLAFFISSISNEELEGLLCY from the coding sequence TTGAATTCTAAAGAATTTCTTGAGAAACTTTCAAATAATCATGGTGTATCAGGATTTGAAACTTCTTTAAACTCAATGATTTTATCATATTTCAAGGAATATTCTGATAGGGTTTCAGTAGATAAATTAGGAAATATTATTTCTTTAATAAGGGGAAGCGGTAAAGACAATGTAAAAATTATGCTTGCTGCTCATATGGATGAGATTGGATTTATAGTGAAAGACATAGAAGATAATGGTTTTTTAAGGTTCACAAATATTGGTGGTATTGATTCACGTACTATTTTAGGACAAGAAGTTATTGTCCATGGAAATAGGGATATATTAGGTGTTATAGGCGCTAAGCCACCTCATTTACAAAGTTCAGAAGAACAAGATAAAGCGATCAAAATGGATGAAATGATAATAGATGTAGGTATGACACGAAATGAGGTTGAAAAAGTAATAAAAATTGGTGATTCAATAACTATAAATAGGAAGATGATAAATCTATTGAATAATAGAGTTGCTGGAAAAGCTTTAGACAATAGAGCTGGTGTGACTGTATTGTATGAGTGTATGAAAGAACTTTCAAGATTACATCATGAAGCTGATGTATATTTTGTATGTACTACACAGGAAGAAGTAACAATGGCAGGTGCATTAACTTCTAGTTATGAAATAAATCCTGACTTTGGTATAACTGTTGATGTTGGGTTTGGAACAACTCCTGAATTACATAAATCAAGCACTATAGGATTAGGGGAAGGTCCAGGGATAACTCTAGGTGGAAATATTCATCCTGGATTAAGAAAAAAATTGGTTAAAATATCAGAAGAATATAATATACCTTATCAGATGGAAATAACACCAGGTCCAACAGGTACTGATGCTAGAGCAATTCAAATAAATAGAGAAGGAATTCCGGCTCTAGTATTATCAATACCTCTACGATATATGCATACATCTGTTGAGGTATTAGACATGAAAGATGTCAAGAATACGGCTAAATTATTAGCTTTCTTTATTTCATCAATTTCTAATGAGGAATTGGAGGGGTTATTATGCTATTAA
- a CDS encoding lysophospholipid acyltransferase family protein, translated as MFYYVVRGIANFILRIFFKIEVTGKENVPAEGRFVLCANHASNWDPVFISIAFPRKISWMAKKELFKSKVLAYLLKKLGAFPVDRDGSDISAIKNALRVLKGDNILGIFPEGTRVSGFDIENAKSGVALLATKSKSLIIPVNIDSSYKLFNKVKITIGKPSDFLSIDGHANDYKEISVNILRTIYDLKRV; from the coding sequence ATGTTTTATTACGTAGTAAGAGGCATAGCTAACTTTATACTAAGAATTTTCTTTAAGATTGAGGTTACTGGTAAGGAAAATGTTCCTGCCGAAGGTAGATTTGTTCTATGTGCAAATCATGCAAGTAATTGGGATCCTGTATTTATCTCGATTGCTTTTCCTAGAAAAATATCATGGATGGCAAAAAAAGAACTTTTTAAAAGTAAGGTACTTGCTTATTTATTGAAAAAACTTGGTGCTTTTCCAGTTGATAGAGATGGTTCTGATATTTCTGCTATTAAGAATGCTCTAAGAGTATTAAAAGGAGATAATATACTTGGTATATTTCCTGAAGGTACTAGAGTAAGTGGATTTGATATAGAGAATGCAAAGTCAGGCGTTGCTCTTTTGGCAACTAAATCAAAATCATTAATTATACCAGTTAATATAGATAGTAGCTACAAGTTATTTAATAAAGTAAAAATAACAATCGGGAAGCCAAGTGATTTTTTATCAATTGATGGACATGCTAATGATTATAAAGAAATAAGCGTAAATATTTTAAGAACAATTTATGATTTGAAGAGGGTGTAA
- a CDS encoding NAD(P)/FAD-dependent oxidoreductase gives MTYKIGVIGAGPAGIIAAGIAGSRGLDVTLIDKNDRIGKKLFITGKGRCNITNASSIEDFFEYIVTNKNFLYSSLYSFTNEDILDLLHKYGLETKVERGNRVFPKSDKSSDVIKAFKRFLDDNNVEIRLQSEVKNIVYSNEQFIVTLDTEKIKFDKLVLTTGGKSYPATGSTGDGYNFSKRFGHSIIPIKPSLVPIEIEADWIKDLQGLSLKNVILKSYSNNKVLHEEFGEMVFTHYGISGPIVLSTSNYLHGSYNNIELSIDFKPALDHDKLDDRILRDFKLYNNKQLKNSLNDLLPQRIIPWIIEYSGIDPNKVINQITKDERSKLISVIKDFRMKFKSFRPIEEAIVTSGGISTKEINPSTMESKIIPNLFFAGEVIDVDALTGGFNLQIAYSTGYLAGINV, from the coding sequence ATGACTTATAAAATTGGTGTTATAGGAGCAGGACCTGCAGGTATTATAGCTGCTGGAATTGCGGGTTCTAGAGGTTTGGATGTTACTTTAATAGATAAAAATGATAGGATAGGAAAAAAACTTTTTATTACTGGTAAGGGTAGATGTAATATTACAAATGCTTCTTCTATAGAAGATTTTTTTGAATATATAGTTACTAATAAAAATTTTCTTTATAGTAGTCTGTACTCATTTACTAACGAAGATATTTTGGATCTTTTACATAAATATGGATTGGAGACTAAAGTTGAACGGGGAAATAGGGTATTTCCAAAAAGTGATAAATCAAGTGATGTTATAAAGGCATTCAAGAGATTCCTAGATGACAATAATGTTGAAATTAGATTGCAGTCTGAGGTGAAGAACATTGTTTATTCTAATGAACAATTTATAGTCACATTAGATACTGAGAAAATAAAATTTGATAAATTAGTGTTAACCACAGGTGGAAAGTCTTACCCAGCTACTGGTTCTACTGGCGATGGATATAATTTTTCTAAAAGATTTGGCCATAGTATTATACCAATTAAGCCTTCATTAGTTCCTATAGAAATTGAAGCAGATTGGATTAAGGACCTTCAAGGACTATCATTAAAAAATGTAATTTTAAAGTCTTATTCTAACAATAAAGTATTACATGAAGAATTTGGAGAAATGGTTTTTACTCATTATGGTATATCTGGACCCATAGTTTTGTCTACTAGCAACTATCTACATGGTAGCTATAATAATATTGAACTTTCAATAGATTTTAAACCAGCTTTGGATCATGACAAGTTAGATGATAGGATTCTAAGGGATTTTAAATTGTACAACAATAAACAACTTAAAAACTCGTTAAATGATTTACTTCCACAAAGAATAATTCCATGGATAATTGAGTATTCAGGAATCGACCCTAACAAAGTAATTAATCAAATTACAAAAGATGAAAGAAGCAAACTCATTTCAGTTATTAAAGATTTCAGAATGAAGTTCAAATCCTTTAGACCAATTGAAGAGGCAATTGTAACATCAGGCGGCATATCAACAAAGGAAATAAATCCATCAACTATGGAGTCAAAAATTATTCCAAATTTATTCTTTGCAGGAGAAGTAATTGATGTAGATGCTTTAACTGGTGGTTTTAATTTGCAAATTGCTTATTCTACTGGATATTTAGCAGGTATTAATGTTTAA
- a CDS encoding bifunctional 4-hydroxy-3-methylbut-2-enyl diphosphate reductase/30S ribosomal protein S1 encodes MEIVIAKNAGVCFGVKRALELAYEQSENASGKVYSYGPLVHNPQVVTELENRGVATIDEIDNIEEGNLIVRSHGVPKNIIDKIKVKNINLVDCTCPYVSKVHKKVEEYYNRGYDIIIIGDKTHPEVIGINGWCNNKAYIINSEEEANLLPYLENICVVSQTTNTLEKFDNLVEIIKNKANNINIDNTICNATKVRQESTADVAKSVEAMIVLGGKNSSNTRKLVEISKKYCNNVFHVETIKDLSLQDIQIFNTIGITAGASTPDWIIKEAVEAMDNLNKDEMMEAIESSFKRIHRGEIVKGTVLYVTDNEVMVNINYKSDGIIHRDELSRDPDAKPKDLFNVGDEINVYVLRIDDGEGNVVLSSKRVEDVKNWDVLEEAYNKKSEIDCKVLNAVKGGLTVLVLGINGFMPASHVSVNFVTDLSKFKGQTFKVRIIDFDKEKRRVVVSRKEVEREELDKKVAQLWGNLEVDTIIEGTVQRLTDFGAFVDLGGVDGLIHISDLSWNRVKHPSEVLKPGQKVEVRVLSLDKEKNRISLGLKQTIAEPWEVFINNVKVDDIVEGRIVNLLDFGAFVRLKEGVDGLLHVSQISKEHVNKPSDVLKIGETVKVKVIEINEEEKRISLSSKELDSNDSELSQIKNEDINTTIGDVIKEN; translated from the coding sequence TTGGAAATTGTTATAGCTAAGAATGCAGGTGTTTGTTTTGGAGTCAAAAGAGCTTTAGAACTTGCCTATGAACAATCAGAAAATGCAAGTGGTAAAGTATATTCATATGGACCCTTGGTGCACAATCCTCAAGTGGTTACAGAACTTGAAAATAGAGGTGTAGCTACTATAGATGAAATCGATAATATTGAAGAAGGTAACCTAATAGTAAGATCCCATGGAGTGCCTAAAAATATAATTGATAAAATAAAGGTAAAGAATATAAATTTAGTTGATTGTACATGTCCTTATGTTTCTAAAGTTCATAAAAAAGTTGAAGAGTATTATAATAGAGGATATGATATAATAATTATTGGTGATAAAACACATCCAGAAGTAATAGGAATAAATGGATGGTGCAATAATAAAGCATATATTATTAATAGTGAAGAAGAAGCTAATTTACTTCCATATTTGGAAAATATATGTGTCGTATCACAAACAACAAATACTTTAGAAAAATTTGATAATTTAGTTGAAATTATTAAAAATAAAGCAAATAATATTAATATTGATAATACAATTTGCAATGCAACAAAAGTAAGACAAGAATCAACTGCTGATGTTGCGAAATCAGTAGAAGCAATGATAGTATTAGGAGGTAAGAATAGCTCCAATACTAGAAAATTAGTTGAAATAAGTAAGAAATATTGTAACAACGTTTTTCATGTTGAAACAATAAAAGATTTATCTTTACAAGACATACAAATATTTAATACAATAGGAATAACAGCAGGTGCGTCTACACCTGATTGGATAATTAAGGAGGCTGTTGAAGCGATGGATAATTTGAACAAAGATGAAATGATGGAAGCAATTGAAAGTTCTTTCAAGAGAATTCATAGAGGTGAGATAGTAAAAGGCACTGTTCTTTATGTAACTGATAATGAAGTAATGGTAAATATAAATTATAAATCAGATGGTATTATTCATAGAGATGAATTATCTAGAGACCCAGATGCTAAACCAAAGGATTTATTTAATGTTGGTGATGAAATAAACGTATATGTTTTAAGGATAGATGATGGAGAGGGTAATGTGGTTCTTTCATCTAAAAGAGTTGAGGATGTTAAAAATTGGGACGTTCTTGAAGAAGCCTATAATAAGAAATCCGAAATCGATTGTAAAGTACTTAATGCAGTTAAAGGAGGACTTACTGTACTTGTATTGGGAATAAATGGATTTATGCCAGCTTCTCATGTATCAGTTAACTTTGTAACAGATTTAAGTAAATTTAAGGGTCAAACATTTAAAGTTAGAATAATTGATTTTGATAAAGAGAAGAGACGTGTAGTAGTTTCAAGAAAAGAAGTTGAAAGAGAAGAACTTGATAAAAAAGTTGCTCAGTTATGGGGCAATTTAGAGGTTGATACTATAATAGAAGGAACAGTTCAGCGATTAACAGATTTTGGTGCATTTGTAGACTTAGGCGGAGTTGATGGTTTAATTCATATTTCTGATTTGTCATGGAATAGAGTAAAACATCCTTCTGAAGTATTAAAGCCTGGTCAAAAAGTAGAGGTTAGAGTATTATCACTTGACAAGGAGAAGAATAGAATTTCATTAGGACTTAAGCAAACAATAGCAGAGCCTTGGGAAGTATTTATCAATAATGTAAAAGTAGATGATATAGTTGAAGGTAGAATTGTAAATCTTCTTGATTTTGGAGCTTTTGTTAGACTAAAAGAAGGTGTTGATGGTTTATTACATGTTTCACAAATATCAAAAGAACATGTTAACAAACCTTCAGATGTTCTAAAAATTGGTGAAACAGTAAAAGTTAAAGTAATTGAAATAAATGAGGAAGAAAAAAGAATTAGCTTAAGTTCTAAGGAATTAGATTCAAATGATAGTGAATTAAGTCAAATTAAAAATGAAGATATTAATACTACTATTGGAGATGTAATAAAAGAAAATTAA